In the Streptomyces fradiae ATCC 10745 = DSM 40063 genome, one interval contains:
- a CDS encoding ABC transporter ATP-binding protein — protein MTDTPTGGDVRLAGISKTYGSFTAVHPLDLTVPEGSFFALLGASGCGKTTTLRMIAGLEEPTTGAVLLGDRDVTDLPPHKRPVNTVFQSYALFPHLDVHENVAFGLRRRGVKSVKRQVDEMLDLVQLGDKARHRPHQLSGGQQQRVAVARALINHPRVLLLDEPLGALDLKLRRQMQLELKRIQTEVGITFVHVTHDQEEAMTMADTVAVMNAGRVEQLGPPAALYDNPRTTFVANFLGTSNLVEGRVTSAGAEVAVTAGGAALTLPADRCAAPARAGGALLVGVRPEKIALTHADDAATVPAGRNRLTGRIADTSFIGVSTQYTVDGPAGTGLQVYEQNIERDPRLAPGAEVVLHWNPAHTFGLDAAQDAEAGVETVEGAA, from the coding sequence ATGACCGACACCCCCACCGGCGGCGACGTCCGCCTCGCCGGGATCAGCAAGACGTACGGCTCCTTCACCGCCGTCCACCCGCTCGACCTGACCGTCCCCGAGGGCTCCTTCTTCGCCCTCCTCGGCGCCTCCGGCTGCGGCAAGACCACCACGCTGCGCATGATCGCCGGCCTGGAGGAGCCCACCACCGGGGCCGTCCTCCTCGGCGACCGGGACGTCACCGACCTGCCCCCGCACAAGCGGCCGGTGAACACCGTCTTCCAGTCGTACGCGCTCTTCCCGCACCTCGACGTCCACGAGAACGTCGCCTTCGGCCTGCGCCGGCGGGGCGTCAAGTCCGTCAAGCGGCAGGTCGACGAGATGCTCGACCTCGTCCAGCTCGGCGACAAGGCCCGCCACCGCCCCCACCAGCTCTCCGGCGGCCAGCAGCAGCGCGTCGCCGTCGCCCGCGCCCTCATCAACCACCCCCGCGTCCTCCTCCTCGACGAGCCGCTCGGCGCGCTCGACCTGAAGCTGCGCCGCCAGATGCAGCTGGAGCTCAAGCGCATCCAGACCGAGGTCGGCATCACCTTCGTCCACGTCACCCACGACCAGGAGGAGGCCATGACCATGGCCGACACGGTCGCGGTGATGAACGCCGGCCGCGTCGAGCAGCTCGGCCCGCCCGCCGCGCTGTACGACAACCCGCGCACCACCTTCGTCGCCAACTTCCTCGGCACGTCCAACCTCGTCGAGGGGCGGGTCACCAGCGCCGGCGCCGAGGTCGCCGTCACCGCGGGCGGCGCCGCCCTCACCCTGCCCGCCGACCGCTGCGCCGCCCCCGCCCGCGCCGGCGGCGCCCTCCTCGTCGGCGTCCGCCCGGAGAAGATCGCGCTCACCCACGCCGACGACGCCGCCACCGTGCCCGCCGGGCGCAACCGGCTCACCGGCCGGATCGCCGACACCTCCTTCATCGGCGTCTCCACCCAGTACACCGTCGACGGACCCGCCGGCACCGGCCTCCAGGTCTACGAGCAGAACATCGAACGCGACCCGCGCCTGGCCCCCGGCGCCGAGGTCGTCCTCCACTGGAACCCCGCCCACACCTTCGGCCTCGACGCCGCGCAGGACGCGGAGGCCGGGGTCGAGACGGTGGAGGGCGCCGCGTGA
- a CDS encoding ferredoxin gives MLHADRERCQGAGMCALTAPDLFDQDPEVGRVVLLRPAAAYGTGPTGAAAREAVSLCPAGALSFAPDPPDAPPVGRT, from the coding sequence GTGCTCCACGCCGACCGGGAACGCTGCCAGGGCGCCGGCATGTGCGCGCTGACCGCCCCGGACCTCTTCGACCAGGACCCCGAGGTCGGCCGCGTCGTCCTGCTGCGTCCTGCGGCGGCGTACGGGACCGGGCCGACCGGGGCGGCCGCCCGGGAGGCCGTCTCCCTCTGCCCCGCCGGAGCACTCTCCTTCGCCCCGGACCCGCCCGACGCCCCGCCGGTGGGCAGGACATGA
- a CDS encoding thioesterase family protein — protein sequence MTSTPAQTGATDLASLIGRSADVVHRVTDKDAATNWGNDLPVLATPVLLWLSEIAAMKVIDPAVTDQDMTVGLAHDSAHLAPTPVGEEVTVSATLTGVEGRKLVFDVVARDAAATVLSGRHTRAVINRARFTEKLAPRPRTTDRSA from the coding sequence ATGACCAGCACGCCCGCCCAGACCGGCGCCACCGACCTCGCCTCCCTGATCGGCAGGAGCGCCGACGTCGTCCACCGGGTCACCGACAAGGACGCGGCCACCAACTGGGGCAACGACCTGCCCGTCCTCGCCACGCCGGTCCTCCTGTGGCTGAGCGAGATCGCCGCGATGAAGGTGATCGACCCGGCCGTCACCGACCAGGACATGACGGTGGGGCTCGCGCACGACTCGGCCCACCTCGCACCGACCCCGGTCGGCGAGGAGGTGACCGTCTCGGCGACCCTGACCGGGGTGGAGGGCCGCAAGCTCGTCTTCGACGTCGTCGCACGCGACGCGGCCGCCACCGTCCTCAGCGGGCGCCACACCCGGGCGGTCATCAACCGCGCCCGCTTCACGGAGAAGCTCGCCCCCCGGCCGCGGACCACCGACCGGAGCGCGTGA
- a CDS encoding MFS transporter, with the protein MTATPVASDTRPPTPLGRPFVWLWHACAGSNLADGIYQVALPVTAVHLGGGAGGVALVAAMSRAPWLVFALFSGLLVDRCDERRLMRIVNSGRVVVLGTTALLLALGRADIAVLATAAFLLGIGETIFDTAFHTTTPGLVAPDQLERANSRLQAAEITTNQMAGPPLGGILLGLSAGLAFGATALLYLATVLALLALPASGKTAPDAPGAPGAPGAPGSPGAPGAGGDTSPAGRPGIIADIRTGLRFLVGNRTLFVYALGVGALNLAWAAVYAALPVLALPPGPLGLSSASYGSLLMVAGVSGLVVGLLSATAIGRLGARPSMALGLAGMAAGFLLPGLRPTVAVLGVGLGLTGLLILINVVTVSYRQRTVPQHLLGRVTSAYRLIAFGCLPVGSALAGVIGSHFGPRPVLVLAGCVVCAAAIPMTVYTRPATDASAHTA; encoded by the coding sequence ATGACCGCTACCCCCGTGGCGTCCGACACCCGGCCGCCCACCCCCCTCGGACGCCCCTTCGTCTGGCTCTGGCACGCGTGCGCGGGCTCGAACCTGGCCGACGGCATCTACCAGGTCGCCCTGCCCGTCACCGCCGTCCACCTCGGCGGCGGTGCCGGCGGGGTGGCCCTGGTCGCGGCCATGTCGCGGGCCCCGTGGCTGGTCTTCGCGCTCTTCTCCGGCCTCCTCGTCGACCGGTGCGACGAGCGCCGGCTCATGCGGATCGTGAACAGCGGGCGCGTCGTCGTCCTCGGCACCACGGCGCTCTTACTGGCGCTCGGCCGGGCGGACATCGCCGTACTCGCCACGGCCGCGTTCCTCCTCGGCATCGGGGAGACGATCTTCGACACGGCGTTCCACACCACGACCCCCGGCCTGGTCGCGCCGGACCAGCTGGAACGGGCCAACTCGCGGCTCCAGGCCGCCGAGATCACCACCAACCAGATGGCCGGCCCGCCCCTCGGCGGCATCCTGCTCGGTCTGTCCGCCGGTCTGGCCTTCGGCGCCACCGCCCTGCTCTACCTCGCCACCGTCCTGGCACTCCTGGCCCTGCCCGCCTCCGGGAAGACCGCCCCGGACGCCCCGGGCGCTCCGGGGGCTCCGGGCGCTCCGGGGTCTCCGGGGGCCCCAGGGGCCGGGGGCGACACCTCCCCTGCCGGGCGGCCCGGCATCATCGCCGACATCCGCACCGGACTGCGCTTCCTCGTCGGCAACCGCACCCTGTTCGTCTACGCCCTGGGCGTGGGCGCCCTGAACCTCGCCTGGGCCGCGGTCTACGCCGCGCTGCCCGTACTGGCCCTGCCCCCCGGCCCGTTGGGGCTGAGCAGCGCGTCGTACGGGTCCCTGCTGATGGTCGCGGGCGTCAGCGGCCTCGTCGTCGGGCTGCTGTCCGCCACCGCCATCGGCCGCCTGGGGGCGCGCCCCAGCATGGCGCTGGGGCTCGCGGGGATGGCCGCCGGCTTCCTCCTGCCGGGACTGCGCCCCACGGTGGCCGTGCTCGGCGTCGGACTGGGTCTCACCGGTCTGCTCATCCTGATCAACGTCGTCACCGTGTCGTACCGGCAGCGCACGGTCCCGCAGCACCTCCTGGGCCGGGTCACGTCGGCGTACCGGCTGATCGCCTTCGGCTGCCTGCCGGTGGGCTCCGCCCTGGCCGGTGTCATCGGCAGCCACTTCGGCCCCCGTCCGGTCCTGGTGCTCGCCGGCTGCGTCGTCTGCGCGGCGGCGATCCCCATGACCGTGTACACCCGGCCGGCCACCGACGCCTCGGCGCACACGGCCTGA
- a CDS encoding NAD(P)/FAD-dependent oxidoreductase gives MAPAAMRTAARSLTDARPAPFWLEDPGRPAARPALAGTDHCDLLVVGGGYSGLWTALLAKERDPGRDVVLIEGREAGWAASGRNGGFCAASLTHGLGNGLARWPADLPALEELGARNLDAIERAVTAYGIDCDFERTGEIDVATRPHQLAEVRALYERARRLGLADGLELLDRDAVRAQVDSPTFLGGVWDRRGVALLHPARLAWGLKRACLDAGVRMYENTPGLRLAPAGAAMAVRTPYGRVLARRVALGTNAFPSLVRRARPYTVPVYDYALVTEPLTAAQLDSVGWRARQGLGDLANQFHYFRLTPDNRVLWGGYDAVYPFGGRVRAELDQRPETFLTLAEHFFRCFPQLEGVRFTHTWGGVIDTCSRFSAFYGTAHRGRVAYVAGYTGLGVGASRFGADVMLDLLAGERTARTALEMVRTKPLPFPPEPLAWAAIGVTKWSMARADTRDGRRNLWLRGLDRLGLGFDS, from the coding sequence ATGGCCCCAGCCGCCATGCGTACCGCCGCACGATCGCTGACCGACGCCCGGCCCGCCCCCTTCTGGCTGGAGGACCCCGGCAGGCCCGCCGCCCGGCCCGCCCTCGCCGGCACCGACCACTGCGACCTGCTCGTGGTCGGCGGCGGCTACAGCGGGCTGTGGACCGCGCTGCTCGCCAAGGAGCGCGACCCCGGACGGGACGTCGTGCTCATCGAGGGCCGGGAGGCGGGCTGGGCCGCCTCCGGCCGCAACGGCGGCTTCTGCGCCGCCTCCCTCACCCACGGTCTCGGCAACGGCCTCGCCCGCTGGCCCGCCGACCTGCCCGCGCTGGAGGAGCTCGGCGCCCGCAATCTCGACGCGATCGAACGGGCCGTCACCGCGTACGGCATCGACTGCGACTTCGAGCGCACCGGCGAGATCGACGTCGCCACCCGCCCCCACCAGCTCGCCGAGGTCCGCGCCCTGTACGAGCGGGCCCGCCGGCTCGGCCTCGCCGACGGCCTGGAACTGCTCGACCGGGACGCCGTCCGCGCGCAGGTCGACTCGCCGACCTTCCTCGGCGGCGTCTGGGACCGGCGCGGCGTCGCCCTCCTCCACCCGGCCAGGCTCGCCTGGGGCCTCAAGCGCGCCTGCCTCGACGCGGGCGTGCGGATGTACGAGAACACCCCCGGCCTGCGGCTGGCCCCCGCCGGCGCCGCCATGGCGGTCCGCACCCCCTACGGCCGCGTCCTCGCCCGCCGGGTCGCCCTCGGCACCAACGCCTTCCCGTCCCTGGTCCGCCGCGCCCGCCCGTACACCGTGCCCGTCTACGACTACGCCCTGGTGACCGAGCCGCTCACCGCCGCGCAGCTCGACTCGGTCGGCTGGCGCGCCCGCCAGGGCCTCGGCGACCTCGCCAACCAGTTCCACTACTTCCGCCTCACGCCCGACAACCGCGTGCTGTGGGGCGGCTACGACGCGGTCTACCCGTTCGGCGGGCGCGTCCGCGCCGAACTGGACCAGCGCCCCGAGACGTTCCTCACCCTCGCCGAGCACTTCTTCCGGTGCTTCCCGCAGCTGGAGGGGGTGCGCTTCACCCACACCTGGGGAGGTGTCATCGACACCTGCTCCCGCTTCTCCGCCTTCTACGGCACGGCGCACCGGGGCCGGGTCGCGTACGTCGCCGGGTACACCGGACTGGGCGTGGGCGCCTCCCGGTTCGGCGCGGACGTGATGCTGGACCTGCTGGCGGGCGAACGCACCGCGCGCACCGCGCTGGAGATGGTCCGCACCAAGCCGCTGCCGTTCCCGCCGGAGCCCCTGGCGTGGGCGGCCATCGGGGTCACCAAGTGGTCCATGGCCCGCGCCGACACCCGCGACGGCCGCCGCAACCTCTGGCTGCGCGGCCTGGACCGGCTGGGGCTGGGCTTCGACAGCTAG
- a CDS encoding aminotransferase — MSTAPTRMLEPHTPLYLDTPPHVITEGSGIEVRDAEGRWYVDGVAGLWSVTLGYSEPRLVRAATEQMNRLPFYGSFNHRTNDVALALAADIAEISPIPMGRVFFGNSGSDANDSAIKFARYYHWAQGRPERRKVISHHCGYHGTTLAAGSATGLPHIHHGFGLAGDDFLSAHCPDPLHPASRGMSEEEQVDWLVRDFENLVLETGPETVAAFISEPILGAGGLIIPPAGYFARIQEVLDRHGILFIADEVITGYGRTGQMFATTALGLRPDIITSAKGLSSSYLPVSATLVGERVSEVLAEGSRQIGTFGHGFTYSGHPVAAAVARETLAIVRERDIPGHVCEVAPHLARGLEKFRGAELVRDVRHYGLLGGVQFDPEQADAEPGRLGQEVLEVAKQRGLLLRAMGDTVVFAPPLIITPGQVDEVLERFTAAYDDVLAARRRQAA, encoded by the coding sequence ATGTCCACTGCACCCACCCGCATGCTCGAACCCCACACCCCCCTCTACCTGGACACGCCACCGCACGTCATCACCGAGGGCTCCGGCATCGAGGTCCGTGACGCCGAGGGCCGCTGGTACGTCGACGGCGTCGCCGGCCTGTGGAGCGTGACCCTCGGCTACAGCGAACCCCGCCTGGTGCGGGCGGCCACGGAGCAGATGAACCGGTTGCCGTTCTACGGTTCGTTCAACCACCGCACCAACGACGTCGCGCTCGCCCTGGCAGCCGACATCGCGGAGATCTCTCCGATACCGATGGGCCGGGTCTTCTTCGGCAATTCCGGGTCCGACGCGAACGACAGCGCCATCAAGTTCGCCCGCTACTACCACTGGGCCCAGGGCCGGCCGGAGCGCCGCAAGGTCATCTCGCACCACTGCGGGTACCACGGCACCACCCTGGCCGCCGGCTCGGCCACCGGGCTGCCCCACATCCACCACGGCTTCGGGCTCGCCGGCGACGACTTCCTCTCGGCCCACTGCCCCGACCCGCTGCACCCGGCCTCGCGCGGCATGAGCGAGGAGGAGCAGGTCGACTGGCTCGTGCGGGACTTCGAGAACCTCGTCCTGGAGACGGGGCCCGAGACGGTCGCCGCCTTCATCTCCGAGCCGATCCTCGGCGCCGGCGGGCTCATCATCCCCCCGGCCGGGTACTTCGCCCGGATCCAGGAAGTCCTCGACCGCCACGGCATCCTGTTCATCGCCGACGAGGTCATCACCGGCTACGGCCGCACCGGGCAGATGTTCGCCACCACGGCCCTGGGGCTGCGCCCCGACATCATCACCAGCGCCAAGGGCCTGTCCTCCTCCTACCTGCCCGTCTCCGCCACCCTGGTCGGCGAGCGGGTCAGCGAGGTCCTGGCCGAGGGGAGCCGGCAGATCGGCACCTTCGGGCACGGCTTCACCTACTCGGGCCACCCGGTGGCCGCCGCCGTGGCCCGCGAGACCCTGGCCATCGTGCGCGAACGGGACATCCCCGGTCACGTGTGCGAGGTGGCCCCCCACCTGGCACGGGGGCTGGAGAAGTTCCGCGGGGCCGAACTGGTCCGCGACGTGCGGCACTACGGCCTGCTCGGCGGGGTGCAGTTCGACCCGGAGCAGGCCGACGCGGAGCCCGGACGGCTGGGCCAGGAGGTCCTGGAGGTGGCGAAGCAGCGCGGTCTGCTGCTGCGGGCCATGGGCGACACCGTCGTCTTCGCGCCGCCACTGATCATCACGCCCGGCCAGGTAGACGAGGTGCTGGAACGCTTCACCGCCGCCTATGACGACGTGCTCGCCGCCCGCCGTCGACAGGCAGCCTGA
- a CDS encoding acyl-CoA dehydrogenase family protein, giving the protein MTAPVITSSTPAGPLPHLEEPRGGRGELPHDPGFAEFARTHIAPRADGAYRAEILDRLSWQRLADRGLWRVGVPEHLGGVGGTWRDLAERIADIAREGDDLGFVLSLIAHAGLVRALVEHGGEYHHRTVLPSLMKGAVGATALTEPHGGSDVARTRTTAVRTPEGWSLTGLKDHITNAPVADRALILGRVPELGRRDITLFLVNLHSPGVRRGPAEELLGLRTSPTGAIHLEDVALPEGAVLGAPGEGLRTLYDIISFDRALYGLVAAAFLEPRLDEVISFTWRREAFGQPILEHQYVQGRLTDIRITIEVARATAMAGIEALVAGDPEASLRCSVAKLTGSEGLVEAAQNLMRLHGHAGYERGPLTRIVQDALGTLIAGGTTEMQRKNILNQMLAHHRG; this is encoded by the coding sequence GTGACCGCACCCGTCATCACCTCGTCCACCCCCGCCGGCCCGCTCCCCCACCTGGAGGAGCCCCGGGGCGGGCGGGGGGAGCTCCCGCACGACCCGGGCTTCGCCGAGTTCGCCCGCACGCACATCGCCCCCCGCGCCGACGGCGCCTACCGGGCCGAGATCCTCGACCGCCTGTCCTGGCAGCGCCTGGCGGACCGCGGTCTGTGGCGCGTCGGCGTCCCCGAGCACCTCGGCGGTGTCGGGGGCACGTGGCGTGACCTGGCCGAGCGCATCGCCGACATCGCCCGCGAGGGCGACGACCTCGGCTTCGTCCTCTCCCTGATCGCCCACGCCGGCCTGGTGCGCGCCCTGGTCGAGCACGGCGGCGAGTACCACCACCGGACGGTCCTGCCGTCCCTGATGAAGGGTGCCGTCGGCGCGACCGCCCTCACCGAGCCGCACGGCGGGTCCGACGTGGCCCGCACGCGGACCACCGCCGTGCGCACCCCCGAGGGGTGGAGCCTGACCGGCTTGAAGGACCACATCACGAACGCGCCCGTCGCCGACCGGGCGCTCATCCTCGGCCGGGTACCCGAGCTCGGCCGCCGCGACATCACCCTGTTCCTGGTGAACCTGCACAGCCCGGGCGTCCGGCGCGGCCCGGCCGAGGAGCTCCTCGGACTGCGGACCAGCCCCACGGGCGCCATCCACCTGGAGGACGTCGCGCTGCCGGAGGGCGCCGTGCTGGGCGCGCCCGGCGAGGGGCTGCGCACCCTGTACGACATCATCAGCTTCGACCGCGCCCTCTACGGTCTCGTCGCCGCGGCGTTCCTGGAGCCGCGCCTCGACGAGGTGATCTCCTTCACGTGGCGGCGCGAGGCGTTCGGCCAGCCGATCCTGGAGCACCAGTACGTCCAGGGGCGCCTCACCGACATCCGCATCACCATCGAGGTCGCCCGGGCGACGGCGATGGCCGGCATCGAGGCGCTGGTCGCCGGCGACCCGGAGGCGTCCCTGCGCTGTTCGGTTGCGAAGCTGACTGGGTCCGAGGGGCTGGTCGAGGCCGCGCAGAACCTGATGCGCCTGCACGGCCACGCCGGTTACGAGCGCGGCCCGTTGACCCGCATCGTCCAGGACGCCCTGGGCACCCTTATCGCCGGGGGAACCACCGAGATGCAGCGCAAGAACATCCTCAACCAGATGTTGGCGCACCACAGGGGCTGA
- a CDS encoding HAD domain-containing protein, protein MTGSPQRPLLFLDVDGPLIPFGAEPHEYPSHPTGHVPGCGAHPLLTRIDPAHGPRLAALSCDVVWATTWADDANECVAPLIGLAELPVVRWPEPSDADDRDARDGLHWKVRGLVSWAAGRPFAWVDDEITGVDRAWVTAHHPGPALLHRVDPRRGLTEVDYAALDSWLRRPA, encoded by the coding sequence GTGACCGGCTCCCCGCAGCGTCCGCTGCTCTTCCTCGACGTCGACGGACCTCTCATCCCCTTCGGGGCGGAGCCCCACGAGTACCCCAGCCATCCGACGGGGCACGTGCCGGGCTGCGGGGCGCATCCGCTGCTGACCCGGATCGACCCGGCGCACGGGCCCCGGCTGGCGGCGCTGTCCTGTGACGTGGTCTGGGCGACGACGTGGGCGGACGACGCGAACGAGTGCGTCGCCCCGCTCATCGGCCTGGCGGAACTGCCGGTGGTGCGCTGGCCCGAGCCGTCCGACGCCGATGACCGGGACGCGCGGGACGGGTTGCACTGGAAGGTCCGCGGCCTCGTCTCCTGGGCGGCGGGCCGTCCGTTCGCCTGGGTCGACGACGAGATCACCGGGGTCGACCGGGCATGGGTCACCGCCCACCACCCGGGGCCCGCCCTGCTGCACCGGGTCGACCCCCGTCGTGGGCTGACGGAGGTCGACTACGCGGCTCTCGACTCCTGGCTGCGACGGCCGGCCTGA
- a CDS encoding ABC transporter permease — MTTATDTPPGAAAPAAPAVTRRPRRGRLVPYWLLLPGVLWLLVFFALPLVYQASTSVQTGSLEEGFEVTWHFPTYWEALRDYHPQFARSLLYAGTATLLCLLLGYPLAYLIAFRAGRWRHVLLVLVIAPFFTSFLIRTLAWKTILADGGTVVGALDALHVLDVTSRLGWTEGDRVLATPLAVVCGLTYNFLPFMILPLYTSLERIDGRLHEAARDLYASPATTFRKVTFPLSMPGVVAGTLLTFIPASGDYVNAELLGSTDTKMIGNVIQGQFLRVLDYPTAAALSFLLMAAILILVTVYIRRAGTEELV, encoded by the coding sequence GTGACGACCGCCACCGACACTCCGCCCGGCGCCGCGGCCCCGGCCGCCCCCGCCGTGACGAGGCGCCCCCGGCGCGGGCGGCTCGTCCCGTACTGGCTGCTGCTGCCCGGCGTCCTGTGGCTGCTGGTCTTCTTCGCCCTGCCGCTGGTCTACCAGGCGTCCACGTCCGTGCAGACCGGCTCGCTGGAGGAGGGCTTCGAGGTCACCTGGCACTTCCCGACGTACTGGGAGGCCCTGCGCGACTACCACCCGCAGTTCGCGAGGTCGCTGCTGTACGCCGGGACCGCGACCCTGCTGTGCCTGCTGCTCGGCTACCCGCTCGCGTACCTCATCGCCTTCCGCGCCGGGCGCTGGCGGCACGTGCTGCTGGTCCTCGTCATCGCGCCGTTCTTCACCAGCTTCCTCATCCGGACGCTGGCCTGGAAGACGATCCTCGCGGACGGCGGGACCGTCGTCGGCGCGCTCGACGCCCTGCACGTCCTCGACGTCACCAGCCGGCTCGGCTGGACCGAGGGCGACCGGGTGCTGGCCACGCCGCTCGCCGTCGTCTGCGGACTGACGTACAACTTCCTGCCGTTCATGATCCTGCCCCTCTACACCTCGCTGGAGCGGATCGACGGGCGGCTCCACGAGGCGGCCAGGGACCTCTACGCCTCGCCCGCCACCACCTTCCGCAAGGTCACCTTCCCGCTGTCCATGCCGGGCGTCGTCGCCGGCACCCTGCTCACCTTCATCCCCGCGAGCGGCGACTACGTCAACGCCGAACTCCTCGGGTCGACCGACACGAAGATGATCGGCAACGTCATCCAGGGGCAGTTCCTGCGGGTGCTCGACTACCCGACCGCGGCGGCGCTGTCCTTCCTGCTGATGGCCGCCATCCTCATCCTGGTGACGGTCTACATCCGCCGGGCCGGAACGGAGGAGCTGGTCTGA
- a CDS encoding ABC transporter permease produces MPGWIRRHLVVLAGLCTLAYLVLPNVVVLVFSFNQPNGRFNYTWQRFSLDAWKDPCGVPDLCGALGLSLQLAAWATLGATVLGTLIAFALVRYRFRARGAVNALIFLPMSMPEVVMAASLLTLFLNMGAELGFRTVLVAHVMFCLSFVVVAVKARVMSMDPRLEEAARDLYAGPVQTFLRVTLPIAAPGIAAGALLAFALSFDDFVITNFNAGSTVTFPMYVWGSAQRGTPVQINVVGTAMFAVAVLAVVAARFLTARRKRTRSRR; encoded by the coding sequence GTGCCGGGCTGGATACGGCGCCACCTCGTCGTCCTCGCGGGCCTGTGCACGCTGGCCTACCTCGTCCTGCCCAACGTCGTCGTCCTCGTCTTCTCCTTCAACCAGCCCAACGGCCGCTTCAACTACACCTGGCAGCGGTTCTCGCTCGACGCCTGGAAGGACCCCTGCGGCGTCCCCGACCTGTGCGGCGCGCTCGGCCTGTCGCTCCAGCTCGCCGCCTGGGCCACGCTCGGCGCCACCGTCCTCGGCACGCTGATCGCCTTCGCGCTGGTCCGCTACCGCTTCCGCGCGCGCGGCGCCGTCAACGCGCTGATCTTCCTGCCGATGTCCATGCCGGAGGTGGTGATGGCCGCCTCGCTGCTCACCCTCTTCCTCAACATGGGCGCCGAGCTGGGCTTCCGCACGGTCCTGGTCGCCCACGTCATGTTCTGCCTGAGCTTCGTCGTCGTCGCGGTCAAGGCGCGCGTGATGTCCATGGACCCCCGTCTGGAGGAGGCCGCCCGCGACCTGTACGCCGGGCCCGTCCAGACGTTCCTGCGGGTCACCCTGCCCATCGCGGCGCCGGGCATCGCGGCCGGCGCGCTGCTGGCCTTCGCGCTCTCCTTCGACGACTTCGTCATCACCAACTTCAACGCCGGCTCGACCGTCACCTTCCCCATGTACGTCTGGGGCTCCGCGCAGCGCGGCACCCCCGTACAGATCAACGTCGTCGGCACGGCGATGTTCGCCGTGGCCGTACTCGCCGTCGTCGCCGCGCGGTTCCTGACCGCCCGGCGCAAGCGGACCCGGAGCCGCCGGTGA
- a CDS encoding 3-oxoacyl-ACP synthase III family protein: MAIGILATGSYLPDHIVTNDDLARTVDTSDAWVTSRTGIRQRRRARPDETTSDLGHRAAVAALHNGGLTVDQVDALVVATSSPDRIQPSTACHIHAKLGLTQVPAFDVGAVCSGFIYAAATAAGLMGSFPQHRRVMVVGCETYSRILDYEDRGTCVFFGDGAGAAVLGHVPDGYGVLGCDLIADSAQLDVVGVPAGGATEPADARTVRERRHYFHMDGRRVWNFATQAVPRVVKGALASAGLDVGDVDLLVTHQANARLIEECANRAGIPLDRIPTTVERYGNTAAASVPITLAEAHAAGRIRRGDVVVLAAVGGGMTAGALVLRWY, encoded by the coding sequence ATGGCCATCGGCATCCTCGCCACCGGCTCGTACCTGCCCGACCACATCGTCACCAACGACGACCTCGCCCGGACGGTGGACACCTCCGACGCCTGGGTGACCTCCCGCACCGGCATCCGGCAGCGCCGCCGCGCCCGGCCGGACGAGACGACCTCCGACCTGGGGCACCGGGCGGCGGTGGCCGCCCTCCACAACGGCGGCCTCACGGTGGACCAGGTGGACGCGCTGGTCGTCGCCACCAGTTCGCCCGACCGGATCCAGCCGTCCACCGCCTGCCACATCCACGCCAAGCTGGGGCTGACCCAGGTGCCGGCCTTCGACGTCGGCGCGGTGTGCAGCGGCTTCATCTACGCGGCCGCCACCGCCGCCGGGTTGATGGGGAGCTTCCCCCAGCACCGCCGCGTCATGGTCGTCGGCTGCGAGACGTACAGCCGGATCCTCGACTACGAGGACCGCGGCACCTGCGTCTTCTTCGGTGACGGCGCCGGCGCCGCCGTCCTCGGGCACGTGCCCGACGGCTACGGCGTCCTCGGCTGCGACCTGATCGCCGACAGCGCCCAGCTGGACGTGGTCGGCGTCCCGGCGGGAGGCGCCACCGAGCCCGCGGACGCGCGCACCGTGCGGGAGCGGCGGCACTACTTCCACATGGACGGGCGCCGGGTGTGGAACTTCGCCACCCAGGCCGTCCCCCGCGTCGTCAAGGGCGCGCTCGCCTCGGCCGGACTCGACGTCGGCGACGTGGACCTCCTCGTCACCCACCAGGCCAACGCCCGGCTGATCGAGGAGTGCGCCAACCGGGCCGGCATCCCGCTGGACCGGATCCCGACCACCGTCGAGCGCTACGGCAACACCGCCGCCGCCTCGGTGCCCATCACCCTGGCCGAGGCGCACGCCGCGGGCCGCATCCGGCGCGGTGACGTCGTCGTCTTGGCCGCAGTGGGCGGGGGCATGACGGCGGGTGCGCTCGTCCTGCGCTGGTACTGA